In a genomic window of Lathamus discolor isolate bLatDis1 chromosome 4, bLatDis1.hap1, whole genome shotgun sequence:
- the RPL24 gene encoding large ribosomal subunit protein eL24: MKVELCSFSGYKIYPGHGRRYARTDGKVFQFLNAKCESAFLSKRNPRQINWTVLYRRKHKKGQSEEIQKKRTRRAVKFQRAITGASLAEIMAKRNQKPEVRKAQREQAIRAAKEAKKAKQATKKSAVSAAKAPTKAAPKQKIVKPVKVSAPRVGGKR; the protein is encoded by the exons ATGAA GGTCGAGCTGTGCAGTTTCAGCGGATACAAGATCTACCCTGGCCATGGGCGCCGCTATGCCCGCACCGACGGCAAG GTTTTTCAGTTCTTGAATGCAAAATGTGAGTCTGCATTCCTTTCCAAGAGAAACCCCCGTCAAATCAATTGGACTGTTCTGTACAGGAGGAAACACAAGAAGGGACAGTCA GAAGAGATACAAAAGAAGCGCACGCGTCGTGCTGTGAAGTTTCAGAGAGCCATCACTGGTGCATCTTTAGCTGAGATTATGGCTAAGCGAAATCAGAAGCCTGAAGTACGAAAGGCGCAGAGGGAACAAGCTATTAG GGCtgcaaaagaagcaaagaaggcCAAGCAAGCAACCAAGaaatctgctgtttctgctgcaaaG GCTCCTACAAAGGCAGCACCTAAGCAGAAGATTGTGAAACCAGTGAAGGTTTCTGCTCCCCGTGTTGGTGGAAAGCGCTAA